AGTTTTATCTACAATATTTCTGGTAACTATAGTTTCGTTGTCGGTAGCTGCCTTTGTTGTGGGTTCTTTATTTGCCGCAATAGTAGGCACAGTACTCGCCTCTGTAGTGGCGCTTATGGAAGGGCTTGGCCTTATCGGGAAAATAGTTGAAAAATATCAAGCCTCAGCCGCCTACACGAAAAAAGTTGCTTTTAATGATCTTATAGACTTGAGAAAAAGCCCTGAGAATACTCAATTCAATGAATTATTTGAAGCAAGAGCCGTTGAACTAAAAGAAGCAATCAAGAAAAAACATTTAAGCAAAGAAGAAAAAGAGGGGCTACATGAGGAACTCCATTTTATTGAGGAGGTACTACAGAAAAAAAACATATCACTAGGACAGGATGAAAAAAATACGGCATTTAAGCTGCAATCTCTCTATAGAGAGCGTGAAAGACAATTAGAAAAGTTAATTAACAAAATATCTGCACTTAAATCAACATCGAGCTCAATAAACGCTTTATCCGATGATATTCAAACATTACAAAGTGAAATTTTACAAACTGATGAGCAAATAAACAAAATCACCGTTACTGCAGAACAACTGAATGCCGAAAACATGATAGCTACAGAAAAATCATTATTATCTATAAGTAATTTTGGGGTGGCTACAGCGGGGGTTTTGTTGTCTGTTATTGGTCTAATAATAGCAGTAAGTTCTGTAGTCATGCCGCCAGTTATTCTGGGAGCACTAGTTGGTGTAGGTATAGGACTAGCTGCTGTAAGTTTAGGAAAATTTATAACTGAAAAAATTATTGAACATCAAGAGGCAGAGGAAAAAGAAGAAAAAGAAACGATGCAAAAAGAAACTATTTTGGAAGAAGCTTTATTTGAATATGAATATCAACTGCAATCCCAAATGAAGCCGTCTCTAACGTCTAGCCACTCTCAACACATGCAAGAGCTAATAACCAAAGAACCATCCCAGACCACATCACCAACGCAGGACAAAACAGTGCATGTCCCCCTCCCTGCTGTTAACTATGGACATCCTGTGTTCAAAAAGCCATTAAGAACCCCAATAGAACAGAACAAGGAACAAGATGTAACGCCAACGCAAAAGGCAACATCACCCTAATTGCAGAGGATTAAAGAATAATTGTAGGTTGAGCCATGCTCCAACCTACAGGTACAAAATATTACTTATTTAAAGGCTGCCATAATGCAACATGAGCACCTGAAGGATCAGTAATGATAGCAAAAAGCCCCATATCGCCAGCAGGGGTTACTCCTTTCACCTCGTTAGCTCCATTGTGCTTTGCCTTTTCTAAAGACTTTGTAACATCATCAACAAGAATATAAGCCATCCAATGCGGAGGTATCTGGGCTTGTTGCTCTGTAGGTATTTGCCAAATACCACCTATATCCTTATCATTTAACTTGATAAGGGTATAAGTCATTTCTGGTGACTTAATGTCTGTAAACTGCCACCCAAATACTTTACTATAAAAATCTTTAGCTTCTTGAATATTCGGAGTAGCTAACTCATTCCAACAAAATTGTCCCGCAAATGGCTGTGTCATAATGAACTTCCTTATAATGATTATCTAGACTCTTTGTACCATGTATTGAGATACAGGCGTTTCAATACCAGCGCTATCAAATTGCTGTTTAATTGTTTCTTGTAATTCATTGCGAGTTGCAGATACCTCTGAAGTATAAACCCATACCATAAACTTAAGCTCTACTGCAGAATTAGCAAAATTATTAATAGTC
This Legionella fallonii LLAP-10 DNA region includes the following protein-coding sequences:
- a CDS encoding T4SS effector SidA family protein, coding for MTKIKKEIHAVILKDTPVIKQIHQGSAVLSSIASGIANYVHLLANIFSASKDIPVISFFVQMFAMLPKSIEIITDPKKSIAEKVLSTIFLVTIVSLSVAAFVVGSLFAAIVGTVLASVVALMEGLGLIGKIVEKYQASAAYTKKVAFNDLIDLRKSPENTQFNELFEARAVELKEAIKKKHLSKEEKEGLHEELHFIEEVLQKKNISLGQDEKNTAFKLQSLYRERERQLEKLINKISALKSTSSSINALSDDIQTLQSEILQTDEQINKITVTAEQLNAENMIATEKSLLSISNFGVATAGVLLSVIGLIIAVSSVVMPPVILGALVGVGIGLAAVSLGKFITEKIIEHQEAEEKEEKETMQKETILEEALFEYEYQLQSQMKPSLTSSHSQHMQELITKEPSQTTSPTQDKTVHVPLPAVNYGHPVFKKPLRTPIEQNKEQDVTPTQKATSP
- a CDS encoding VOC family protein; the encoded protein is MTQPFAGQFCWNELATPNIQEAKDFYSKVFGWQFTDIKSPEMTYTLIKLNDKDIGGIWQIPTEQQAQIPPHWMAYILVDDVTKSLEKAKHNGANEVKGVTPAGDMGLFAIITDPSGAHVALWQPLNK